From Cydia fagiglandana chromosome 24, ilCydFagi1.1, whole genome shotgun sequence, a single genomic window includes:
- the LOC134676601 gene encoding zinc finger protein 112-like — translation MSLDGSKYVWVELEPVWGSAAGLHTKQELLTENMKTEIKSEPEEKICVISETAGAGLCLKLEPESAQAHIDHEVKTEPKDLSDSEPAQSSLYSHIDPDVKAALKAEDENMCGDSKAISEHESTYTSQVDHLAMADTKSESEESVCSINSVAEQALYLKHEVKDGLVVGPEVYHRASFDLAIMNPVPQRSCTVKLERMHVDTERCVCRIGGNTYKFILCQQDNDTTPDERCSQRSADDVHELYKCQSCSFTSVHKHYIRVHKNIAHANEKTSKQRKNSLKKPYQCKQCSYASDRKIGLSIHKKVHSKDTAFKCNQCNYAHARKYELEVHINTVHGSEKVYKCGKCKFATVREDIFQSHKKMHTKNIPYKCDQCDFATNVKDYLEAHKKTHIVEKPYKCEQCDYDSASETLLEIHKTMMHGAFAQKLGNGKRRKTRRKQNI, via the exons ATGTCGCTGGATGGCTCAAAGTATGTGTGGGTAGAGTTGGAACCCGTGTGGGGAAGTGCGGCTGGCCTGCACACGAAGCAAGAACTACTTACAGAAAATATGAAGACAGAGATTAAATCCGAACCCGAGGAGAAAATCTGTGTTATAAGCGAGACAGCTGGGGCCGGCTTGTGCTTGAAGCTTGAGCCTGAGAGTGCCCAAGCTCACATAGACCACGAGGTTAAGACCGAACCCAAGGACTTGTCTGACAGTGAACCAGCTCAATCCAGCTTATATAGTCATATAGACCCTGATGTGAAGGCAGCACTTAAGGCAGAAGATGAAAACATGTGTGGTGACAGCAAAGCCATCTCGGAGCATGAGAGCACATACACCAGTCAGGTAGACCATTTGGCGATGGCAGACACCAAATCAGAGAGCGAGGAGAGTGTGTGTAGCATAAACTCGGTGGCAGAGCAAGCACTGTACCTAAAACATGAGGTGAAAGATGGACTAGTGGTGGGCCCCGAGGTATACCATAGAG CATCATTTGACTTAGCAATAATGAATCCTGTGCCACAAAGAAGCTGCACAGTCAAACTGGAGCGCATGCATGTAGACACGGAGCGCTGTGTGTGCAGGATCGGAGGCAACACATACAAGTTCATATTGTGTCAACAAGATAATGATACAACACCAGATGAAA GATGTTCTCAGCGCAGCGCAGATGATGTTCACGAGCTATACAAATGTCAATCATGTAGCTTCACTAGTGTTCACAAACATTATATAAGAGTTCATAAAAACATCGCCCATGCTAACGAGAAAACGTCGAAACAGAGAAAAAACAGTCTAAAGAAACCCTACCAATGCAAGCAATGCAGCTACGCTTCAGATCGCAAAATCGGGCTGTCAATTCACAAAAAGGTTCACAGTAAGGATACAGCCTTCAAATGCAATCAATGCAATTACGCTCACGCTCGCAAATATGAATTGGAGGTTCACATAAATACCGTGCACGGGAGTGAAAAAGTCTACAAGTGCGGGAAATGCAAGTTTGCTACTGTCCGCGAAGACATATTCCAATCTCACAAAAAGATGCACACCAAAAATATTCCTTACAAATGCGACCAGTGTGATTTTGCTACTAACGTCAAAGATTATTTAGAAGCTCATAAGAAGACGCACATTGTGGAGAAACCATACAAGTGTGAGCAATGCGATTACGACAGTGCCAGCGAAACGCTTTTGGAAATTCACAAAACTATGATGCATGGCGCGTTCGCACAAAAACTAGGTAACGGGAAAAGAAGAAAAACAAGAAGAAAACAAAACATATGA
- the LOC134676602 gene encoding zinc finger protein 263-like yields MGKSCCIEGCNVSSPDVEYFKFPRSGSLLAAWIEATGAPGGDVCSAHFTDADYKSMRGKRRLLGTAVPSVFATRPPCTENGNITDPTKDTNKNANTNPKNKKAKEKKSTDKAKADSTTDNVNEITTDNNAMDKDESTTDTDVTESNVENGESSQDTRQGGENGKDDKNGENAQPEVNDIEDMITNYQIKQPPLADRLNPEPLEDLIPAILEHQSVQGLQAEQVHIEETQADTRNTGNTQEDRLNPEPLEDLIPAILEHQSVQGLQAEQVHIEEIQADTRNTDNTQEPLEDLIPAILEHQSAQGLQAEQVHIEEIQPETRNTDNTQEVKWQSLSSVPTSTTEDRLNPEPLEDLIPAILEHQSVQGLQAEQVHIEDIQADTRNTDNTQEGSPNKLDVSQLASHIASKLDNQLAQIMATAPVFIEVAVDQNDTRAESPQDCLMLLESVQCDIDPSSLMLPEHGPDTDSDMEIVEADNKITEDPNPISLLTSSDEDEVIIEEPHIDTVEVSDETDEDDRPLQRLIKEKPKQKKPVKKKKKGNFEYFVHSSPYYCVQCDFRTDNEAEFIQHNIELAHMNSTTIQVCSTCNYTTASKAQFSRHKRKHRDERNFKCHLCNYKARHNMSLIYHLRCHDPVEKKQEKFTCDKCGFSSNVKSEALNHLKNKSCGSKYSCDQCSYSTKRRSDLRRHRLRRHSVDDSDEDFTI; encoded by the exons ATGGGCAAATCATGCTGCATAGAGGGCTGCAATGTCTCCAGTCCAGATGTCGAGTATTTCAA GTTCCCCCGCAGCGGGTCCCTGCTGGCAGCCTGGATAGAGGCGACCGGGGCGCCGGGGGGCGACGTCTGCTCAGCACACTTTACCGACGCAGATTATAAAAGCATGCGCGGCAAACGGCGGCTGCTGGGCACTGCGGTACCCAGCGTGTTTGCTACC AGACCACCATGCACAGAAAACGGAAACATCACAGACCCAACAAAAGACACAAACAAAAACGCAAATACGAACCCGAAAAATAAAAAAGCTAAAGAGAAAAAGAGCACAGACAAAGCTAAAGCAGATTCTACCACAGACAATGTAAACGAAATAACCACAGATAATAACGCCATGGACAAGGACGAATCTACGACTGACACTGATGTGACAGAGAGTAATGTGGAAAATGGAGAGAGTTCACAGGACACGAGGCAAGGTGGAGAAAATGGGAAAGATGATAAGAATGGAGAAAA TGCTCAACCCGAAGTAAACGACATAGAAGACATGATAACCAACTACCAGATCAAGCAGCCGCCGCTCGCCGACCGGCTCAACCCGGAGCCTCTAGAGGACCTCATCCCCGCCATCTTGGAGCACCAGAGCGTTCAGGGGCTGCAGGCTGAGCAGGTTCACATCGAGGAGACACAGGCAGACACGAGGAATACTGGCAACACACAAGAG GACCGGCTCAACCCGGAGCCTCTAGAGGACCTCATCCCCGCCATCTTGGAGCACCAGAGCGTGCAGGGGCTACAGGCTGAGCAGGTTCACATCGAGGAGATACAGGCAGACACGAGGAATACTGACAACACACAAGAG CCTCTAGAGGACCTCATCCCCGCCATCTTGGAGCACCAGAGCGCGCAGGGGCTACAGGCTGAGCAGGTTCACATCGAGGAGATACAGCCAGAAACGAGGAATACTGACAACACACAAGAG gtcaaatggcagtcactttcgtcAGTGCCTACGTCAACAACAGAAGACCGGCTCAACCCGGAGCCTCTAGAGGACCTCATCCCCGCCATCTTGGAGCACCAGAGCGTGCAGGGGCTACAGGCTGAGCAGGTTCACATCGAGGATATACAGGCAGACACGAGGAATACTGACAACACACAAGAG GGCAGCCCGAACAAGCTCGACGTGAGCCAGCTGGCGAGCCATATAGCCAGCAAGTTGGACAACCAGTTAGCGCAGATAATGGCAACTGCGCCCGTCTTCATAGAGGTCGCTGTGGATCAGA ACGACACGCGAGCCGAGAGTCCTCAAGACTGCCTGATGTTACTGGAGAGCGTCCAATGTGATATCGATCCTTCGAGCCTTATGTTACCTGAGCACGGACCTGACACGGATAGCGATATGGAAATTGTCGAGGCAGATAACAA AATAACTGAAGACCCCAACCCGATATCTCTTCTCACATCCAGCGACGAAGACGAAGTCATCATAGAAGAACCCCACATCGACACGGTAGAGGTCTCAGACGAGACAGACGAGGACGACAGACCTCTACAAAGGCTTATCAAAGAAAAACCTAAACAGAAAAAGCCGGTGAAGAAAAAGAAAAAGGGAAATTTCGAGTACTTCGTTCATTCCAGTCCTTACTACTGCGTCCAGTGTGACTTCAGAACGGACAACGAAGCAGAATTCATACAACATAACATAGAGCTCGCTCATATGAATTCGACAACCATCCAAGTATGTTCAACATGCAACTATACGACTGCGAGCAAAGCACAATTCTCTAGACACAAGCGGAAACATAGGGACGAGAGAAACTTCAAGTGCCATCTATGTAACTATAAAGCGAGACATAATATGAGTCTGATCTACCATCTCCGATGCCATGATCCGGTTGAGAAGAAACAGGAGAAATTCACGTGTGATAAGTGCGGTTTTAGTTCAAATGTGAAAAGTGAAGCGTTGAATCATTTGAAGAATAAAAGTTGTGGTAGTAAGTATTCGTGTGATCAGTGTAGTTATAGTACGAAGAGACGGAGTGATTTGAGGAGGCATCGGCTGAGGAGGCATTCCGTTGATGACAGTGACGAGGATTTTACCATTTAA